The Stutzerimonas stutzeri DNA window TGGCCGCCGGCTGCGCCACGACCGCCGCGTCGTCTGCGGCAGCGGTGCCGGCCGCATCGCCAACCGCCGTCGCGCCGGAGCCGGGTTTCGTTCCGGTGGCCCGCTACGGCCGCTACACCCTGGTCGAGCTGGTGCCGGAACCTGCGCAGCGTGATCTCTTGCAGCAGGCGGTGGAGGTCTCGATTCCGCCCATGCTCGATGCCAGCGTGGGCGATGCCATGCGCCATGTGCTCCTGCGCTCGGGCTACCGGCTCTGCGATGCGGTCGAAGCCGCCACGCTCTACGCGCTGCCGCTGCCTGCCGCACACCTGCGCCTGGGCCCGCTGATGCTGCGCGATGCCTTGCTGACCCTTGCCGGCCCCGCCTGGGAGCTGTCGGTCGATGACTTGACCCGCCAGGTCTGCTTCAGCCGGCACGGTGCTCCCACCTTCCTTTCCGCCAACCCGCCCGGCACCGCCACGCCCGTGCCGGACGCCGACCGGCCCGAGGAGCTGCAGCCATGACCTTTCCCCAAGCGCCATCCGAGCGCAATTCCCGCACGCGCTGGCTCAAGGTCGCCGCGGCCTTCTGGCTGCTGCTCATCAGTGCCGTGGCACTCATCAACAGCGTCGGCCTGTCGCGGCTCACCGAACAGACCCAGAGCAGCGCACAGGATGCGCAGGTCAAGGCGCTGGGCCTGCGCGTGGCCGATCTCGAACGACAGGCCGATGCGGACAAGCGCCGGCCGGTGCCGATCAGCCAGGCCGAATTCGCCACCGCGCGGCAGGCGCTGGACGAGCGGATGGCGCGCCTCGAAGAGGCCGACGAGACGAGGGCCCTGGCCGTCGACCTGCAGACGCTGCAGGCGCGCGTGAACGCAATCGAAACCCGCCTGGAGAAAACCCGGCAGGTGGCATCCGCCGCTCGCCCGCGCACTCCGGTTGCGACGAAGCCCAAGGTGCCGGAGCCGCCGTTCCGGGTGCTCGGCGTGGAGCTGCGGGGAGGCGAGCGCTTTCTGTCGATCACCTCCACCGCCGCGGCCTCGCTCGCGGGCGCCCGGCTGCTGCGCGAGGGCGACGCCGAGGGCGGCTGGCAACTGCAGTCCATCGAGGCGCAGGCGGGCGTGTTCCAGGTGAACGGCCAGACGCAGCGCGTTGCGGTGCCGTAGGAGGTCGCCATGAACCTGCGGCCGTTGCTCGCTGCCGTCGTCCTGTTCGCCACTTTCGGCGCATCCGCCCAACCGGCCCCGGTGACGAACTCGCGCATGGTGCCCGCTCAAGTGCAGCCGGGCGCTGATGCCGCGCTCGACGAGAGGCAGGCGCGGGAGTGGGGGCTTCGCTCCGAGGAGTGGGCGCGTTACCGGCAACTGATGCAGGGGCCGCTCGGGGTCTATTCGCCCCAGCTCGATCCGCTCACGGCGCTGGGCATCGAGGCCCGCAGCGACGAGGAGCGCAGGCGCTACGCGGAGTTGCAGGTGCAGGCCGAGGCCCAGCGCGTCGGCAAGACGCTGGCCTACCAGCGCGCCTACGACGCGGCGTGGCAGCGCCTGTTTCCCGGCCAGCCGCGCGTGAGCCTGCCCGGCGCCAAGGCGCAGGGTGCCGGCAACACCGGCTCCGGGCGCCTGGCGGTCTTCGTCAAGGCCGACTGCGCACCGTGCGCGCAGCGCGTGCAGCAGTTGCAGGCGGCCGGCACGGCCTTCGATCTCTACATGGTCGGCAGCCGTCAGGACGACGCGCGCATCCGGCAGTGGGCCACCCAGGCGGGCATCGACCCGGCCAGGGTGCGCGCCCGCACCATCACGCTCAACCACGATGCGGGACGCTGGCTGTCGCTCGGCCTGCCCGGCGATCTGCCGGCCGTGGTGCGCGAGGTGAACGGCCAATGGCAGCGGCAATAGGTGCTCCGGGCCGGGAGCACCGGCCGTCCCGCGTCGCCATCCGCTGCACCAGCGCCGCGCTGCTGCTCACCACCGTCGGCTGGGCGCTGGCCGCCCTGGCGCGGGAAGTGCCGCCGCCGGCCTATCAACTGGCGGCGCATCGTGCAGACGTGCCGGCGGCCGTGCTGTACGCGGTGGCCTTGCAGGAGAGCGGCGCCATGCTGCGCGGGCGCCTGATCCCCTGGCCGTGGACGCTCAACGTCGCCGGCTCGCCACAGCGCTACGCCACCCGCGTCGAGGCCTGCGCGGGGCTGCACCGTGCGCTCGCCCACACGCCGGCCAATCGC harbors:
- a CDS encoding PilL N-terminal domain-containing protein, which codes for MQPSIRAVHRLALAAGLLAGSLLAAGCATTAASSAAAVPAASPTAVAPEPGFVPVARYGRYTLVELVPEPAQRDLLQQAVEVSIPPMLDASVGDAMRHVLLRSGYRLCDAVEAATLYALPLPAAHLRLGPLMLRDALLTLAGPAWELSVDDLTRQVCFSRHGAPTFLSANPPGTATPVPDADRPEELQP
- a CDS encoding TIGR03759 family integrating conjugative element protein; this translates as MNLRPLLAAVVLFATFGASAQPAPVTNSRMVPAQVQPGADAALDERQAREWGLRSEEWARYRQLMQGPLGVYSPQLDPLTALGIEARSDEERRRYAELQVQAEAQRVGKTLAYQRAYDAAWQRLFPGQPRVSLPGAKAQGAGNTGSGRLAVFVKADCAPCAQRVQQLQAAGTAFDLYMVGSRQDDARIRQWATQAGIDPARVRARTITLNHDAGRWLSLGLPGDLPAVVREVNGQWQRQ
- a CDS encoding lytic transglycosylase, translating into MAAAIGAPGREHRPSRVAIRCTSAALLLTTVGWALAALAREVPPPAYQLAAHRADVPAAVLYAVALQESGAMLRGRLIPWPWTLNVAGSPQRYATRVEACAGLHRALAHTPANRIDAGLGQVNLGYHTHRYTQPCELLDPYRNLAIAAEILREQHTPGEDWLLAIGRYHRPAGGAPAARYRRSVHRHLTRVLDPGVPVPTLQATTP